Proteins encoded within one genomic window of Fragaria vesca subsp. vesca linkage group LG1, FraVesHawaii_1.0, whole genome shotgun sequence:
- the LOC101293526 gene encoding beta-galactosidase-like, with translation MALPKSFTFSLCFILSVILSSFVANATDVSYDGRAIIIDGKRRILNSGSIHYPRSTPQMWPDLIRKSKEGGLDAIETYVFWNAHEPVRREYNFTGNLDLVRFLKTVQEEGLYAVLRIGPYVCAEWNYGGLPVWLHNLPNCQIRTENDVFMNEMKNFTTLIVDMMKKEKLFASQGGPIIIAQIENEYGNVESYYGDAGKAYINWCADFAESLNIGVPWIMCQQPDAPASMINTCNGWYCDKFKPSNPNTPKMWTENWTGWFKSWGGLDPLRTAEDVAFAVARFFQYGGTFQNYYMYHGGTNFGRTAASYITTSYDYDAPLDEYGHLNQPKWGHLKELHEVLKSMEHTLTYGNITTTELGNSVSTTVFATNESSSCIFGNANNSADATITFQGKTHIVPAWSVSILPDCKEEAYNTAKVNTQTTLKVKSVNKAEDEPQSLQWSWRPERIDTELLGKGEVVANLLMEQKEAANDASDYLWYMTSVQISKDDPVLIGNMTLRINETGYILHAYVNGEHVGSQWAKYNVFNYVFEKPIKLVPGVNTISLLSATVGFPNYGGGFEDIKTGIIGPVELVGQNGDETVIKNLSERKWSYKVGLHGMNDQLFSSASRKWSVEGVPENRTMTWYKTTFKAPLGTEPVVVDLQGLGKGHAWVNGHSIGRYWPSYLAPEDGCSVEACDYRGTYDNNKCVFNCGKPTQRWYHVPRSFLQDDENTLVLFEEFGGNPSYVNFQTIRVGTICANAYENHTLELACQGRSISAIKFASFGNPEGTCGSFKEGTCDSKTALSILQKECVGKEACSIDVSESMFGSTTCGGIVKRLAVEAVC, from the exons ATGGCTCTCCCCAAGAGTTTTACATTCTCTCTTTGTTTCATTCTTTCTGTGATCCTCTCCAGCTTTGTTGCTAATGCCACAGACGTTTCGTATGATGGCAGAGCCATCATCATTGATGGCAAACGAAGGATTTTGAACTCTGGTTCCATTCATTATCCTCGAAGCACACCACAA ATGTGGCCAGACTTGATTAGGAAGTCAAAGGAAGGTGGACTCGATGCCATTGAGACCTATGTCTTCTGGAATGCGCATGAACCAGTTCGTCGTGAATACAATTTTACTGGTAATCTTGACCTAGTTAGGTTTCTCAAAACTGTTCAAGAGGAAGGACTTTATGCTGTTCTTCGGATTGGTCCATATGTTTGTGCTGAATGGAATTATGG AGGACTTCCTGTTTGGCTCCATAACCTTCCGAACTGCCAGATTCGAACAGAAAACGATGTGTTCATG AATGAGATGAAGAATTTCACTACTTTGATCGTGGATATGATGAAGAAGGAGAAACTATTTGCATCTCAAGGAGGCCCTATCATTATTGCTCAG ATTGAAAATGAATATGGGAATGTGGAGTCATACTATGGTGATGCTGGTAAAGCATACATCAACTGGTGTGCAGATTTTGCTGAATCGCTGAACATTGGAGTTCCATGGATTATGTGTCAACAACCAGATGCTCCAGCATCAATG ATAAACACATGCAATGGCTGGTATTGTGATAAATTTAAGCCAAGTAACCCCAACACTCCTAAGATGTGGACTGAAAACTGGACTGGCTG GTTCAAGAGCTGGGGTGGTTTAGATCCACTCAGAACTGCCGAGGACGTTGCCTTTGCTGTTGCAAGGTTTTTCCAATATGGAGGCACATTCCAGAACTATTACATG TATCATGGTGGAACAAACTTTGGTAGAACAGCAGCTTCTTACATAACCACCTCGTATGATTATGATGCGCCTCTTGATGAGTATGGTCATCTGAATCAACCAAAATGGGGGCATTTGAAAGAGCTTCATGAGGTTTTGAAATCCATGGAACATACTCTCACCTATGGCAATATTACCACCACAGAATTGGGTAACTCTGTCTCG ACCACTGTGTTTGCAACAAATGAGTCCAGTAGCTGCATTTTTGGCAATGCAAATAACAGTGCTGATGCTACAATCACTTTCCAAGGAAAAACACACATCGTTCCGGCTTGGTCTGTTAGTATTCTTCCTGATTGCAAAGAAGAAGCATACAACACTGCTAAG GTAAACACCCAAACTACACTTAAAGTAAAAAGTGTGAACAAGGCTGAGGATGAACCTCAATCTCTTCAATGGTCATGGAGGCCCGAGAGGATTGACACCGAGCTTCTTGGCAAAGGTGAAGTTGTGGCAAATCTTCTTATGGAACAAAAAGAAGCTGCAAATGATGCTAGTGATTATCTTTGGTACATGACAAG TGTTCAAATCAGTAAGGATGATCCAGTTTTGATTGGAAACATGACATTGAGGATAAATGAAACTGGTTACATTCTTCATGCTTATGTTAATGGAGAACATGTTGGTTCCCAATGGGCCAAATATAACGTCTTCAACTACGTTTTCGAGAAACCTATCAAGTTGGTTCCCGGAGTGAACACAATTTCATTGCTCAGTGCTACTGTTGGATTTCCG AATTATGGAGGTGGTTTCGAGGACATCAAGACTGGAATTATTGGTCCTGTTGAATTGGTTGGACAAAATGGAGATGAAACAGTGATCAAGAATTTGTCTGAGCGCAAATGGTCGTACAAGGTTGGACTCCATGGCATGAATGACCAGCTCTTTAGCTCTGCTTCTCGTAAATGGTCAGTTGAAGGTGTACCAGAAAACAGGACGATGACTTGGTATAAG ACCACTTTCAAAGCTCCCCTAGGAACTGAACCAGTCGTGGTGGACTTACAAGGGTTGGGTAAAGGCCATGCTTGGGTGAATGGTCATAGCATTGGGCGATATTGGCCAAGTTACTTGGCTCCAGAAGATGGCTGCAGTGTTGAGGCTTGTGACTACCGTGGTACATACGATAACAACAAGTGTGTATTCAACTGTGGCAAACCAACTCAAAGATG GTATCATGTTCCGCGATCCTTTTTACAAGATGATGAGAACACGTTGGTCTTGTTCGAGGAATTTGGAGGCAATCCATCATATGTGAATTTCCAAACAATCAGAGTTGGAACAATCTGTGCAAATGCATATGAGAATCACACATTGGAACTAGCATGCCAAGGTCGTTCCATTTCAGCTATCAAGTTTGCAAGCTTTGGAAACCCTGAAGGAACTTGTGGATCATTTAAGGAAGGCACCTGTGACAGCAAAACTGCTTTGTCCATCCTTCAAAAG GAATGTGTTGGAAAAGAGGCGTGTTCAATTGACGTATCAGAAAGCATGTTTGGTTCCACAACTTGTGGCGGTATTGTGAAAAGGTTGGCCGTGGAGGCAGTTTGTTAA
- the LOC101302974 gene encoding uncharacterized protein LOC101302974 produces MGSDEIDSLEKGLLPGNEEEAVLYAASFREMEESFVKYQTAQWVLYSALLILAWGIGFFMLLYLPVRRFILRKDIRSRKLYLTSNAIVYKVTRPVPIPFFGVLKKEKHVLLASVADVVIEQGYLQSLFGVYSLRIEHAGVRRPPSDDVQIHGIANPSAFRKAVLMRLSSMTNEVFSRQVSTMEDVPNLRLQMSPSKSVRHDSFSYPGELTLLQKLEEVGSSVKRVQSLIEEQHSQTAERID; encoded by the exons ATGGGGTCGGACGAGATCGATAGCTTGGAGAAGGGTTTGCTGCCGGGGAATGAAGAAGAGGCGGTGCTCTATGCGGCGTCGTTTCGGGAGATGGAGGAGAGTTTCGTGAAGTACCAAACAGCGCAGTGGGTGCTGTACTCGGCGCTGTTGATATTGGCGTGGGGGATTGGGTTCTTTATGTTGCTGTATCTTCCGGTCCGGCGGTTTATTCTAAGGAAGGATATCCGGTCTAGGAAGCTGTATTTGACTTCCAATGCCATTGTCTATAAG GTTACGAGGCCGGTTCCGATTCCGTTTTTTGGGGTGTTGAAGAAGGAGAAGCATGTTTTGTTGGCTTCGGTGGCTGATGTTGTGATCGAGCAAG GATATCTGCAGTCTCTCTTTGGTGTATACTCACTTAGAATAGAGCATGCTGGTGTCAGAAGGCCTCCAAGTGATGATGTTCAAATCCATGGCATTGCAAATCCAAGTGCTTTTAGGAAG GCTGTCCTAATGCGCCTTTCAAGCATGACGAATGAGGTTTTCTCTAGACAAGTTTCAACAATGGAAGATGTTCCAAATTTGAGG CTTCAGATGTCCCCATCAAAATCTGTAAGGCATGATTCATTTTCATACCCAGGGGAGCTAACACTATTGCAGAAACTTGAGGAAGTTGGAAGTTCCGTAAAG AGGGTCCAAAGTTTAATTGAGGAGCAACACTCTCAAACAGCAGAGCGTATAGATTGA
- the LOC101303264 gene encoding DEAD-box ATP-dependent RNA helicase 17-like, whose translation MVAVKKKSAKATEAEDGEIFSASSFSSLGLHSNLCDQLQERLGFKGPTLVQAQAIPVILSGRHVLVNAATGTGKTVAYLAPVVHHLSLQQPRVQRSDGTFALVLVPTRELCLQVYEILQKLLHRFHWIVPGYVMGGEKREKEKARLRKGISILVATPGRLLDHLKHTASFLHSNLRWIIFDEADRILELGFGKEIEEILELLGSRKHAKDSDASSKFEFQRQNLLLSATLNEKVNHLAKMSLEKPVLIGMPDKKTRSITKFEPLGSSDSDTEEPQHSVKETGSTNEDYKLPSQLTQRYVKVPCNARLAVLLSILKHLFERETSEKIVLFFSTCDAVDFHYSLLSEFQFKPNSGPGSELKQKFLTCKTFRLHGNMEQVDRRTTFETFKTEKSALLLSTDVSARGLDFPKVRCIIQYDSPGEATEYVHRVGRTARLGERGDSILFLQPIEIDYLKELEKHSVSLVEYPLLKVLDSFPLYGQQHIRKFVSIDAHPWVLALQKALEAFTDQPNIKPLAKNAFCSWVRAYTAHRGELKRIFVAKKLHLGHVAKSFALKEQPSLVGGSFHKQAQKRKREERQKGGMKKRKFNRKT comes from the exons ATGGTGGCCGTCAAGAAAAAAAGCGCGAAAGCCACGGAGGCAGAAGACGGCGAGATTTTCTCGGCTTCTTCCTTCTCAAGCCTCGGCCTTCACTCAAATCTATGCGACCAGCTTCAAG AGAGGTTGGGCTTCAAAGGTCCGACTTTGGTTCAGGCCCAGGCGATCCCGGTGATTCTCTCCGGCCGCCACGTGTTGGTGAACGCGGCGACGGGGACGGGGAAGACGGTGGCGTATCTGGCTCCGGTTGTGCACCACCTGAGCTTGCAGCAGCCTCGGGTTCAGCGCTCCGATGGGACGTTTGCGTTGGTACTTGTGCCGACGAGAGAGCTGTGTCTGCAGGTTTATGAGATTTTGCAGAAGCTGCTGCACCGGTTTCATTGGATTGTGCCTGGTTATGTGATGGGAGGTGAGAAGAGGGAGAAGGAGAAGGCCCGGTTGCGCAAAG GCATTTCTATTCTTGTTGCGACCCCGGGAAGGCTGTTGGATCATTTGAAGCATACGGCGTCGTTTTTGCACTCGAATTTACGGTGGATCATTTTCGATGAAGCAGATAG GATTTTGGAATTGGGATTTGGGAAGGAGATAGAGGAGATTCTGGAACTTTTGGGTTCAAGGAAACATGCCAAGGATAGTGATGCGTCGAGTAAATTTGAATTTCAGAGGCAGAATTTGCTGTTGTCTGCGACCTTGAATGAAAAGGTCAATCATCTTGCAAAAATGAGCTTGGAGAAACCTGTATTGATTGGTATGCCTGACAAGAAGACGAGGTCGATTACAAAATTTGAACCTCTAGGGTCTTCGGATTCTGACACAGAGGAGCCGCAACATTCGGTTAAGGAAACAGGCTCCACTAATGAGGATTATAAACTTCCATCGCAATTGACTCAGAGATATGTTAAAG TACCATGTAACGCACGGCTTGCTGTACTTCTTTCCATTCTAAAGCATCTTTTTGAGCGAGAAACTTCAGAAAAA ATTGTGCTATTCTTTTCAACATGTGATGCAGTGGATTTTCACTACTCCTTGTTAAGTGAGTTCCAGTTCAAACCTAATTCAGGACCAGGATCAGAACTCAAGCAGAAATTTCTTACATGCAAGACCTTCAGGTTGCATGGCAATATGGAACAAGTGGATCGAAGAACCACATTCGAGACCTTCAAAACAGAAAAGTCGGCTCTTCTTTTGTCCACAGATGTGTCTGCAAGAGGTTTGGATTTCCCCAAAGTCAGATGTATCATACAGTATGATTCTCCAGGCGAGGCTACTGAATATGTGCATAG GGTTGGCAGAACGGCTCGCCTGGGTGAAAGAGGAGATTCAATATTATTTTTACAGCCAATTGAAATTGATTATTTGAAAGAGTTGGAGAAGCATAGTGTGTCTCTAGTAGAGTATCCACTCCTCAAAGTTTTGGATAGTTTCCCACTATATGGTCAGCAGCATATCAGGAAGTTTGTTTCCATTGATGCACATCCTTGGGTGCTGGCGTTGCAAAAGGCACTTGAAGCGTTTACAGATCAG CCAAATATAAAACCTCTGGCCAAGAATGCATTTTGCTCTTGGGTTCGTGCCTACACTGCCCACCGTGGTGAGCTGAAGAGAATTTTTGTAGCCAAGAAACTTCACTTGGGACATGTTGCCAAAAGCTTTGCATTAAAAGAACAACCTTCCTTGGTTGGGGGTTCGTTTCACAAGCAAGCACAGAAGAGGAAGAGGGAAGAAAGGCAGAAAGGAGGAATGAAAAAGAGGAAGTTTAACAGGAAAACATGA